In Pseudobacter ginsenosidimutans, the following are encoded in one genomic region:
- a CDS encoding TonB-dependent receptor has protein sequence MKKCWLLILYLSIGATLHAQQVDIEGLKDVFKAKPVKFNGGVSASSIFYDGNGNTGRDPFTWYLQGNANANIFGKLNLPFSFNFTNAGSGFSYPVMPNRLSLHPTYKWISGHIGDVSMSFSPYTLNGHQFRGAGVDLSPKGNWKFSAMAGRLQRAVAYDSANLNAMPAYERWGYGFKTVYEEKWWKAGINTFYAKDKAGSLTKPPDSLELFPRQNLAIAYEIGIKPAKGMEITAEYANSALTRDIRNNNKEAITTGNGYMRKLMKGNSSTVQYAAFKSQLNYSFLKTTMGVGYERVNPGYTTLGAYYFNSDLENITVNLAQSLLKDKVSMALNIGSQRDNLDNKKESTTRRWVGAISLNYLPTDRLQTSLNYSSFKTYMNIRPQFDYINNVNPIQNFDTLNFTQLSQNASLNVNYITKRNEWQQQSLNVNATFQDASDEQGGVVGKGNSSQFYNLATSYGLLYLQRGLNLVFVYNLSYNTIARNDFITQGPTVSANAKLFKKKLTTGLSSSYNNSTAQGKKQNSVLSVRLNAAYTLLKKHNINFSLINQYRSVLNRGNKRDLTGTLGYSFGF, from the coding sequence ATGAAAAAATGCTGGCTATTGATCCTGTATCTTTCTATAGGCGCAACCTTACATGCGCAGCAGGTGGATATTGAAGGACTGAAGGATGTATTCAAGGCCAAACCGGTGAAGTTCAACGGTGGCGTATCTGCCAGCTCTATATTCTACGATGGCAATGGTAATACCGGTCGTGATCCCTTCACCTGGTATCTGCAAGGCAATGCCAACGCCAACATTTTCGGTAAGCTCAACCTGCCGTTCTCTTTCAATTTCACCAATGCCGGTTCCGGGTTTTCCTATCCCGTAATGCCGAACCGGCTGAGCCTGCATCCCACTTACAAATGGATCAGCGGACATATAGGCGATGTGTCTATGAGCTTTTCGCCATACACGCTGAATGGCCACCAGTTCCGCGGTGCAGGCGTTGACCTTTCACCCAAAGGCAACTGGAAATTCAGCGCCATGGCTGGCAGATTGCAGCGTGCCGTTGCTTACGACAGCGCTAACCTGAACGCAATGCCAGCTTACGAAAGATGGGGCTACGGATTCAAGACTGTATACGAAGAAAAATGGTGGAAGGCAGGCATCAATACTTTCTATGCAAAGGACAAAGCGGGCAGTCTTACCAAACCACCCGATAGCCTGGAACTCTTTCCCCGGCAAAACCTGGCCATCGCTTATGAGATCGGCATCAAGCCGGCCAAAGGAATGGAGATCACTGCCGAATACGCCAACAGCGCACTTACCCGCGATATACGCAACAATAATAAAGAAGCAATCACTACCGGCAACGGTTACATGAGAAAATTGATGAAAGGGAATTCATCCACCGTACAGTACGCTGCATTCAAGTCACAGCTCAATTACAGTTTTTTGAAAACTACTATGGGCGTGGGATATGAACGGGTGAACCCCGGATACACAACATTGGGCGCTTACTATTTCAACAGCGACCTGGAGAATATTACAGTGAACCTGGCGCAGAGCCTGCTGAAAGATAAAGTGAGTATGGCCCTGAACATTGGTTCGCAGCGGGATAACCTCGACAATAAAAAAGAAAGCACCACACGCAGATGGGTAGGCGCTATCAGCCTGAACTACCTGCCTACTGACCGCTTACAGACCAGCCTGAACTATTCCAGTTTCAAAACCTATATGAATATCAGGCCCCAGTTCGATTATATCAATAACGTAAACCCGATACAGAATTTCGATACGCTCAATTTTACACAATTGTCGCAGAACGCTTCGCTGAACGTGAACTATATCACAAAGCGTAATGAATGGCAGCAGCAATCACTCAATGTGAATGCCACTTTCCAGGACGCTTCTGATGAACAGGGTGGAGTAGTGGGCAAGGGTAATAGCTCACAATTCTATAATCTGGCTACATCCTATGGTCTGCTCTACCTGCAGCGCGGCCTCAACCTGGTATTCGTTTACAATCTCAGCTACAATACCATTGCCAGGAACGATTTCATTACACAGGGACCTACTGTTTCCGCCAATGCAAAACTGTTTAAGAAGAAGCTGACAACCGGCCTCTCATCTTCCTACAATAACAGTACAGCACAAGGGAAAAAGCAAAATAGTGTACTCAGTGTTCGCCTCAATGCTGCTTACACTTTACTGAAAAAACACAATATCAATTTCAGTCTGATCAATCAATACCGCTCAGTATTGAACAGGGGAAATAAGAGAGACCTGACGGGAACACTGGGCTATAGTTTCGGTTTTTAA
- a CDS encoding PKD domain-containing protein produces the protein MKQRWLVVVCLVLTGTLLNSCKREQVIDAHAAFTHEILDENFTVPVRIKLINSSTGGNRFKWTFEGGKPVSSDKQDPGIIVFNEAGSYNIKLETWNEDSRDEKSVLIDLDSSVTVDFSTEILVNDFAPAQVRITNNTIGASGFSWSFSGGSPGSSSQQEPGTITFSEPGDHEITLTVSNGRKTFTLRKTITLKESLQPAFSIEPGFEDEDDESPLTATLNNTSIGGITWKWTSTGGAISNDTARSPEIHFTNPGTYTVTLTADNKKEKKSVSNSITVSPDNNLRSFSNIKLGISLAHSSIGSFFSTKLRRKFTAADDLTEAGKDIDIIFYGLSKNFNYNRFISPDSAAHYAFNPIPGAGPVTIINSLEYSPYAAFMSPELFDGMNNDQLLRSITIEPTASSWMQFNNSTVPRILLFKKNNGIKGAIRIKQFVQEEQQSYIVVDIKVQKEPR, from the coding sequence ATGAAACAGCGTTGGTTGGTTGTTGTATGCCTTGTGCTTACCGGAACCTTATTAAATTCCTGTAAACGCGAACAGGTGATTGATGCACATGCAGCATTCACCCATGAGATCTTGGATGAGAATTTCACCGTGCCCGTCAGGATCAAACTCATCAATTCCTCCACCGGAGGCAATCGCTTCAAATGGACTTTTGAAGGTGGAAAACCCGTCAGTTCCGATAAGCAGGATCCCGGCATCATCGTATTCAATGAAGCCGGTTCTTACAATATCAAACTGGAAACCTGGAATGAAGACAGCCGGGATGAAAAGTCTGTTCTCATTGATCTCGACAGCTCGGTCACCGTTGATTTCAGCACGGAGATACTCGTGAATGATTTTGCGCCCGCGCAGGTAAGGATCACAAATAATACCATAGGCGCCAGCGGTTTTAGCTGGAGCTTCAGCGGCGGTTCGCCGGGCAGCTCCAGCCAACAGGAACCAGGAACCATCACCTTCTCCGAACCCGGGGATCATGAGATCACACTAACTGTGAGCAATGGCCGTAAAACTTTCACACTCAGGAAAACCATTACACTCAAAGAATCGCTGCAACCTGCGTTTAGCATTGAGCCAGGTTTTGAGGATGAAGATGATGAATCGCCCCTGACCGCCACACTCAATAATACTTCCATCGGAGGAATCACCTGGAAATGGACCAGCACCGGTGGCGCCATCAGTAACGACACGGCGAGATCACCGGAGATACATTTCACCAACCCAGGCACTTATACAGTTACGCTCACAGCAGATAATAAAAAAGAAAAAAAGTCTGTATCGAATTCCATTACTGTATCACCTGATAATAACCTCCGCAGTTTTTCCAATATCAAACTGGGTATCAGTCTTGCCCACAGCAGTATCGGTTCATTCTTTTCCACCAAACTGAGAAGGAAATTTACTGCTGCAGATGATCTCACCGAAGCAGGTAAAGACATCGATATCATCTTTTACGGGTTGAGCAAAAATTTCAACTATAATCGTTTCATCAGCCCGGATTCTGCGGCGCATTATGCATTCAATCCCATTCCCGGTGCAGGTCCTGTAACGATTATCAATTCCCTGGAATATTCGCCCTATGCGGCTTTTATGAGCCCGGAACTATTTGATGGAATGAACAACGATCAATTACTGAGATCGATCACCATCGAACCAACAGCAAGCTCCTGGATGCAGTTCAATAACAGCACAGTTCCCAGAATACTGCTCTTCAAAAAGAACAATGGGATCAAAGGCGCCATCAGGATCAAACAATTTGTTCAGGAAGAACAACAGTCATATATAGTCGTAGATATCAAAGTTCAAAAAGAGCCCAGGTAA